Proteins from a genomic interval of Diospyros lotus cultivar Yz01 chromosome 6, ASM1463336v1, whole genome shotgun sequence:
- the LOC127804405 gene encoding uncharacterized protein LOC127804405 — translation MTRSSKDIPIDLDLEIERTLRKQRKARELEFRIPENPPASSATASDIPSVSIPTPDFSTMAGNGNEHNRNGNNVNHGHLDGRTIRELAAPDVHYQSLCIQYPQLDATFELKSGLIHLLPKFHGLAGEDPHKHLKEFHVVCSTMRPQGVDEEQIKLRAFPFSLDGAAKDWLYYLPPAAITSWDGLKRIFLEKFFPASRTAAIRKEICGIRQNHGETLHEYWERFKKLCSSCPHHQISDQLLVQYFYEGLIPMDRYLVDAASGGALSEKTPAAAQELISKMAQNAQQFGTRSATPMRQANEIGVAAINDQQRIENKLEELASMVRQLALDKGQSKSQQVCGICSLSSHGTDQCPQLQENTEACAGIFPGRPFQPQHHQQQRYDPYAATYNPGWRDHPNLRYGGPSNQPFQPQQQQPQQHRFNAQRPSQSMQQPQPAPKFESSLEDIMKQLVANNLQFQQRTDTAIQNLETQIGQLATNISELRSQGSGQLPSQPVSNPRGNVSAIVLRSGKELSSPPSPQPELGQQQESQREDQPPPIQKDKQPTTIDQDRGETSYNHPLPFPHRATQNKKRAEAELDKEIMETFKKVEVNIPLLEAIRQIPKYAKFLKDLCTHKRKLKGNEKINLGRNVSALIQPAMPQKCKDPGTFTIPCTIGNLQFHNAMLDLGASINVMPKSVYSSLQAGAGTLTSTGVVVQLANRSTTYPEGVLEDVLVKVKDFIFPADFYVLNMEDDRTPGHAPLILGRPFLKTARTIINVHEGTLSMEFAGNTIQFNIIDAMKYPLEDHSALHVNFIDLMVEKACVELYSLESEFPTIHDFTDDMHCPQSHDRLSKCNACFEIDEFLSIVDSAPSHTISDSHVPPIEEVSVVENVVQVGGNISRLVPSIQQPPTLECKPLPENLKYAYLADGDKLPVIIADNLQPDQEEKLLNLLKQHKRAIGWSLADIPVQVVPKKTGFTVVANERNELVPMRVQNSWRVCIDYRRLNQATRKDYFPLPFIDQMLERLAGKSHYCFLDGFSALKYLLKKHDAKPRLPSFSDATTMDCQPIRDDFPDELLYHLHGTEPC, via the exons atgaccaggtcctctAAGGACATACCAATTGACCTAGACCTTGAAATAGAAAGGACCCTTAGGAAGCAAAGAAAGGCTAGAGAGTTAGAGTTTCGGATACCTGAGAATCCTCCTGCCTCTTCTGCCACTGCATCTGATATTCCTTCTGTTTCTATACCTACCCCTGACTTCAGCACAATGGCAGGTAATGGGAATGAACACAATAGGAATGGaaataatgtaaatcatggtcatttggatggtagaaccattagagaattGGCTGCCCCTGATGTGCACTACCAGTCTTTATGCATTCAATATCCCCAATTGGATGCAacctttgaattgaaatctgggctaatccatttgcttcccaagtttcatggccttGCAGGTGAAGATCCACACAAGCACCTCAAAGAATTCCATGTTGTCTGCTCCACAATGAGGCCACAAGGAGTTGATGAGGAGCAGATAAAACTTAGGGCCTTCCCATTTTCATTGGATGGAGCTGCAAAGGATTGGTTATACTACCTACCACCTGCTGCCATCACAAGTTGGGATGGGCTAAAAAGGATCTTTTTGGAGAAGTTCTTTCCAGCATCCCGAACAGCCGCCATTCGAAAAGAAATTTGTGGCATAAGGCAGAATCATGGGGAGACATTACATGAATATTGGGAGCGATTCAAGAAACTCTGTTCTAGTTGTCCACACCATCAAATCAGTGACCAGCTGCTGGTCCAATACTTCTATGAAGGTCTTATTCCAATGGATAGGTATTTGGTGGATGCAGCTAGTGGAGGAGCCCTCTCTGAAAAGACACCAGCAGCTGCTCAAGAGCTAATCTCCAAGATGGCACAGAATGCCCAACAATTTGGTACCAGGTCAGCCACTCCCATGAGACAAGCCAATGAGATTGGTGTTGCTGCCATCAATGACCAACAGAGAATAGAGAACAAACTGGAGGAATTGGCCTCCATGGTCAGACAGCTAGCCCTTGATAAAGGACAGTCCAAATCTCAGCAGGTATGTGGTATTTGCTCATTATCCTCCCATGGTACTGACCAATGTCCTCAACTACAGGAGAATACAGAAGCTTGTGCTggcatttttccaggaagaCCCTTCCAGCCACAGCATCATCAGCAACAAAGATATGATCCATATGCTGCCACCTATAATCCAGGGTGGAGAGATCATCCGAATTTGAGGTATGGAGGTCCTTCCAACCAGCCATTCCAGCCACAGCAACAGCAACCTCAGCAGCACAGATTCAAtgcacaaagaccaagtcaATCAATGCAGCAACCCCAACCAGCTCCTAAATTCGAATCAAGCTTGGAAGATATCATGAAGCAGCTCGTTGCCAACAATCTTCAGTTTCAGCAAAGGACCGACACTGCCatacaaaatttggagacacagaTTGGACAGCTGGCAACCAACATCAGTGAGCTacggagtcaaggttcgggtcaGTTGCCTTCACAACCAGTTTCAAATCCAAGGGGCAATGTAAGTGCTATCGTTCTCCGCAGTGGCAAAGAGTTAAGCAGCCCACCCTCTCCACAACCAGAACTTGGGCAGCAACAAGAAAGCCAAAGGGAAGATCAACCTCCTCCCATTCAAAAGGACAAGCAGCCCACCACTATTGATCAAGATAGAGGAGAGACTTCTTACAACCATCCACTGCCATTTCCTCACCGAgccactcaaaataaaaagagggcAGAAGCTGAGTTGGACAAGGAGATAatggaaactttcaaaaaagttGAGGTGAACATACCACTCTTGGAGGCCATCAGACAGATTCCCAAGTATGCCAAGTTTCTCAAAGACTTGTGCACCCACAAAAGGAAactgaaaggaaatgaaaaaatcaacttgGGAAGAAATGTGTCAGCATTGATTCAACCTGCCATGCCTCAGAaatgcaaagatccagggactttcaccattccttgcactattggaAATTTACAATTTCATAATGCTATGTTGGATTTAGGAGCCTCTATTAATGTGATGCCTAAATCTGTATATTCTTCTTTGCAGGCAGGTGCAGGCACATTGACATCTACAGGAGTGGTGGTCCAGTTGGCAAATAGGAGCACAACATACCCTGAGGGAGTATTAGAGGATGTATTAGTAAAGGTAAAGGATTTCATATTCCCTGCTGActtctatgttttgaatatggaggaTGATCGCACACCCGGACACGCACCACTCATTCTAGGTAGACCCTTCTTGAAAACTGCAAGGACAATaattaatgtgcatgagggtactttATCTATGGAGTTCGCTGGTAAcacaattcaattcaatatcattGATGCCATGAAGTATCCCTTAGAAGATCATTCTGCCTTGCATGTTAACTTTATTGACTTAATGGTGGAGAAAGCATGTGTTGAGTTGTATAGTCTTGAGTCTGAATTCCCCACCATCCATGATTTTACTGATGATATGCATTGCCCTCAGTCTCATGACAGACTCAGTAAGTGTAATGCTTGTTTTGAAATAGATGAGTTTTTGAGTATTGTTGATAGTGCACCTTCTCATACTATATCCGATTCTCATGTGCCTCCCATAGAGGAAGTTTCTGTTGTTGAGAATGTAGTGCAGGTAGGTGGCAACATAAGCAGACTGGTGCCTTCAATTCAACAGCCACCCACCTTGGAGTGTAAGCCCCTGCCCGAGAATCTGAAGTACGCCTACTTGGCGGATGGAGACAAGCTACCCGTGATCATCGCCGACAACcttcagcctgaccaagaggagAAGTTGCTGAATCTGTTGAAGCAACATAAGAGAGCCATAGGTTGGTCACTTGCAGACATTCCCG tgcaggTAGTTCCGAAGAAGACAGGATTCACAGTGGTAGCCAATGAGAGGAATGAGCTAGTGCCCATGCgagtgcagaacagctggagagtctgcattgactaTAGGAGGCTCAACCAAGCTACCAGGAAGGATTATTTCccactcccattcattgatcagatgctaGAGAGGTTAGCTGGAAAGTCCCATTACTGCTTCCTTGATGGTTTCTCTG cttTGAAATATCTCTTGAAGAAGCACGATGCCAAacccag gctTCCTTCCTTTTCAGATGCCACTACCATGGACTGTCAGCCTATCAGAGATgacttcccagatgagttactcTATCACTTGCATGGTactgagccctg TTGA